The following proteins are encoded in a genomic region of Phalacrocorax carbo chromosome 2, bPhaCar2.1, whole genome shotgun sequence:
- the SLC25A40 gene encoding probable mitochondrial glutathione transporter SLC25A40: MAEMSDSNLDKTTIIQQAIASCCGAIITSLLVTPLDVIKTRLQAQSNPFPRGKCFVYSNGLMDHICVCENGDSKAWYKKTGHFKGTLDAFVKIIQIEGIKSLWSGLPPTLIMALPTTVIYFTCYDQLSEALKSRLGKDDEYIPVLAGSLSRFGSVTVVSPLELIRTRMQYRKLSYKQLYTCVRSKVATDGWFSLWRGWSSTVLRDVPFSAMYWYNYECFKKMMCKEVGAHEPTFFIAFTSGAASGSIAAVITLPFDVVKTHRQTELWESETLKIPQRDCTSTWAVMRKIVAKNGITGLFAGIIPRLFKVAPACAIMISTYEYGKSFFSHLNEKMTQRP; this comes from the exons ATGGCTGAAATGAGTGATAGCAACTTAGACAAAACAACCATTATTCAGCAAGCAATAGCCTCTTGCTGTGGAGCTATAATTACATCATTACTTG taacTCCTCTTGATGTTATCAAGACTCGACTGCAAGCCCAAAGCAATCCATTCCCCAGAG GAAAGTGTTTTGTATACTCAAATGGCCTTATGGATCACATATGTGTTTGTGAGAATGGGGACAGCAAAGCCTGGTATAAAAAAACTGGGCACTTCAAAGGGACACTG GATGCTTTTGTGAAAATTATTCAAATAGAGGGAATTAAATCACTGTGGAGTGGACTTCCCCCAACGCT AATAATGGCACTTCCTACCACAGTAATCTATTTTACCTGCTATGACCAACTGAGTGAAGCTCTGAAATCTAGACTAGGAAAGGATGATGAATACATTCCAGTTCTTGCAGGTTCCTTAAGCAGAT tTGGTTCAGTGACTGTAGTGAGCCCCCTGGAGCTGATCAGAACTAGAATGCAGTATCGCAAGTTGTCCTACAAGCAACTGTACACATGCGTCAGGAGTAAAGTGGCTACAGATGGATGGTTTTCCCTGTGGAGGGGCTGGAGCTCTACTGTTTTGAGAGATGTGCCTTTCTCAG CAATGTACTGGTATAATTATGAATGTTTCAAGAAGATGATGTGTAAGGAAGTTGGTGCACATGAACCaacattttttattgcttttacttCAGGAGCAGCATCTGGCTCT ATTGCAGCTGTCATAACACTGCCATTCGATGTAGTGAAAACACATAGGCAGACTGAACTTTGGGAGAGTGAGACTTTAAAAA TTCCACAGAGGGACTGTACATCCACCTGGGCAGTTATGAGGAAAATTGTCGCTAAAAATGGGATTACTGGATTATTTGCTG GTATTATTCCACGGCTGTTTAAAGTTGCTCCTGCTTGTGCCATAATGATCAGCACATATGAATACGGAAAGTCcttcttttctcatttaaatgaaaaaatgaccCAACGTCCTTAA